The DNA sequence aaaattaagctGATGATTAGAGAGAAATATCAccattttcaaatatttcaaaagtaaATCCATTGGCGTGAAAAAAATCTTGGTGGTCAAGCAATATTGTCTCGTTGACAGCTGTCAAATTCAAAGGCTTTggtattactaatttttgggtttttaattttgtttcattgtttaatttttcgaatctatatttttcatcactTGCGTGCTGGTCtacgataaaaatatcaccgtctaattttgttattatgaaGCCTAAATTAAATTGACCAATTATTTCcatctaaaaaaatcaataacaaaGTAGTTGTGGGCggtaatttaataagttaacAGACCTAATAGCCGATCtattttaatacaatatatatttatataattgttaCAATAAATGACAGATGATAAAAGTTAGGGCGTGTTCAGAAATATACTCTGGAAGAGAAACATTCTGCGTTCAAAAATATCCTCTGGTCAAACCGggataagtaatttttcatctCCAGAGTGTATTTTTGAACACGCCCTAAGGGCAATCTCAAATAGTCCCTcccagtttttaaaaatatgcaatgacTTTCAATTGTTATGaacgtattaaaattttattaattaattaataaaaattaaaaaaaggacaacgtaaTTGCAGTTTCGTTGggatatagaatttttaagaaatgaCACAGTTGATATTAATTGGGAGCTTAACGAAATTtggataataaatttcagtaaaatgatgtcaattttataattcaaattttcaaattttgtacgttaaaatttattcaacaaatttcgCTTAACTTCTTATTGATAATAACTTGAAAGTCATTgcatatttctaaaaattagagGAGGCACTGTCTGAAAATGccctaaataaaataattatttcaaaattttaattcatcacgtaattttttttcacttatttcaAGTGATATTGGGTCTCATCTAAATAAAGAATTCCAATTACCtgagtaaaattttctttggtcaattgtttttttagttCCTCCTCTGCGTCATCATTTTTAGCCGTATCAATTCCCgctcgaaatttaattttgtaatctATATTATCGTTTTCTTCTTTcaactcattttttaatttaacagcCTTCACTATCGTCTCcaaatctatttttatttctctatccggtaatttttctattttatcaatatttattttttctcctgtattcaaaattaaatcataattacatTGTTCACTACTCAAATCATCATCGTATTCATTAGAGTTACTCGATGACAGTAGTGGTTTTTTTGACGGCGGAGAAACAGAACTTTTCCGTACAAAATTACGTTTAAATGATACCTGTAATTGGTTTAACGTTTGTTCACTAAAATTACCCTGCATTTTACTCCATTTACTCTGCAAGCTCATTTTAATAGTagcaaatattaatttttcttgtaataaaAAGATCGTTCGCTTATCTGGTGTGACATTTACGTCAGCTGACTGTTggtttaatttcaaatttaaataaacaaatggatactgtttattattatatttatgatataaattatttatcaattttgatgttttagTTAAATTACAAGGGCGGccattgacaaaaaaaaattgtcggtCTGGTGTTCCCCGACCCATTGAGTGTTCGCAactacttatataaaattcccATGTAAAGTCAACAATTATATCCTCtggtaaattaaattcttcttTGATACTTTGATCTGGTGGTACCACATCGACTAGACTGAtaccatttaaattttttttaccaaaaatacAGTAAGCGTTATCTAAAACATTATCAGCTCCATTTGTTGCAACGATAAGACTTTCTGgttttttatctaatttattagtaCATGTTATTTTAATTCCCGTAGATACTAAACAATATccatataaaatttgtatggcttttgaaaattcacgtttaatatttttttcaaactctttTATCCTGACGGGAagacttttaaatatatttttaacgcATACTGTCGTTCCTGTCTCACGTGCACAGACTTCTTGTTTTTCCAGTTTTCCATTTCTatcaaattgtaatttatatgcATGCTCATTCTTACAATGTTTTGTTGTTATTGATACGTCTGACAATGAACAAAGTGAACTTAATGCTTCGCCACGAAACCCAAATGTTGATACATCTTGGAGATCAGTAAACTCACGAAGTTTTGATGTATGATGCTTTAATCCTgtaattcattgatttttttagtgattctgagattaacaattttcggatttttttttaatgatgtattgaaaaaagaatccaaaaattttgaattgtctaCGAACTTcaggattattattttttaaagttatttccTATTAATTGAGGGCAATCGAAAATAAAACTGGaagttcattaaatttttttaataaaaaaacttaatgattgagataaaaaaaaaattttgtttagtaGTCAAAGTAATGAATGTGAATGTAACTGACCACcatcaactttttaaattttttataaagaaaatgtaagcagaatagaaataaaaaaatgcgtattttGATCAATGAAAAGCCATTACGCGCATTTTTTCAATtccattatttgaattaattaatttatttatttaaaatccatGAATTGTttcatgtctgctacattcattcATGTCAAAGTAGATTTGTATTGAagacaattatatatttatgaaattaattaagtagTGACTTAACCAAGTCCTTCAAAATCCTGTTCCAAAACACCGCTGCCATTGTCACTGACAGTGATTGACGTTTTACCATAGTCTACTAATTTTACATCAACACACGTAGCTCCACTGTCAACGCTATTTTCTACAAGCTCTTTGATTGCAACAGCAAGATCCAGTACCACCtgaaattgattaattaatttattaattacttaattaataaactaagcaaataaattattataatcttAACCTTACTTGGCCTGAACAAATATGATGAACTGTCTCTTTACtaatgacatttatttttctagacTTCTCAGTCGTTGCAATAGCTTCTAAATTACTATCcattatattattcaaatattacatTTGATTTCTatcagataaatataaaaaataattataaaatcaccgGCGAATTGacaattgatataaataatttttaaaaatacaccgGCTTGTGCGCGCGCATTTTTTGAACCACATGCGCATTacagtggaatttttttttttaagattggTATTTTTTCCATAGAAATTCTagtatgattttaaatttgccgCGAAATCTCATGCCCTCACTGACTTGCGCCCTGATAAAAAACATGTTCTGTTTATTTACCAAGTGGGTGGCTATCGCTGTCCTCAAACTCTCTTGTTACTGTCACTTGcgttttataaactatttaataacaacgcgattaataatttaaacctgTCATTTAGTTCTGAACATTTTAATTCTCGTATCTATTTAAATAGTAAGTTTGCAATATCATACTGTAATAGGTTACTTTTaagtattcaaatatatatatgtatgtatgtatatataaaagatatgaaataacacatcatttttgttaatcaattatatttatcgatttaatttttatttatagataaagtaaaataaaaatgtctaaaaGACCAAGTAGTCCAACAAAAGAAGGTCCACTACCGGCAAAATTACAAGATGATTTTCTGttatactttaataattttattgagatgCGTAACGAAAATTATATCTGTCATTTATGTAAAGTTATCATGCCATCATTATTTACAGTAATGTCACATATAAGTAGCAGCGATCATGAAAATTCAATGACAAATAGAAGATTGAGTCATGCAACAAATAGAGAACGTCCaccaaaattaaatatctgcgagttatttgtaaaaaatggaatttttcgattttatcccAGAGTATTAAAATGTCATACATGTGATAGCttacttatttcattcaaattcgCTAAAAAACATTCTCGTGATCCAGAACATGAAAGTAAACAGAAACTTGcttttgaatttaaagaaCCAGTGAAACAagagaatgaaaataaaataaaaactgaacAAAAGTACCCAGATTTTATTCGCTATGGGTACAAAGATGATGATGGTAAAATATTAACATGTTATATTTGTTCTACCACAGAGTTATGGAAGACCCACAAGGAAGACAGAGAACATTTTTACAAAATGCGGTTTTTTGTTGATAACTTTATTGATTGTCCAGGTGACAAAGTCATATGCAAGCTATGTAAACATGAATATATTTCTAAAAGTTCAATAGAAGACCATGCTGCTGATGAACACAAGTTGATACCATGGTACCGACCACCTGATGAATATATTACGTTTTTTAGGAATTCCATCGTATCATTGGgcactaaattttattgctgTCTATGCAATAGAGTCATCAATAGCCGTTGGTTTGGTGCTTTAGCACATGCACGAAGTAGAAGACATCGAAAAGTTGTTAAGATTAAAGAGGAAGACATCAGTCAAGAAGCTTTGTCAgttgatttttgtaaaaaaatgtctaataACATGATATTTCCTTTCGATCCCACATTATTGCGATGCTGGGTgtgtaattatattattgatgGCTACGATAATCATGACAAACACATCGACAGTGATAAGCACATCAGCAAACTCACTGAAAAAGTAACTGAATTGCTGGATAGAAAGAATGAAATTTATCATGCGACTAGAAGAAGTACTGGTGGTCCATCTCCTGCTAATGATGAGTCTGAGACAACTGAAAAGTCTTCATGTGAAGCTAGAGACGATGTTGAGAAAACTTATGATGAGAGTAATGTAATATCCGATGATAAAGCTacagttatttgaaaatttaaagagcTTATCACTTCTGATGAGAAGTTGATGGAgatgataatttgaataaggaatattttatatagatataattataactgatAGTTGATATGTTTAGCCCTTTAATGTTCTGGAAGCACAATAACTCTCAGTGTGAGCAAAATGGGGATAGCCAATCAGAACATAGTATTTACTTGTGTAAGTGAGTTATGATTGTGTTAGTCTAACCATGAGGTTCCCTTtctctgttatttattttgacgCACGTGTCGCGCCAGTGCCGTAGTTAACTTGTTGATAATATACATGACAACTTTTCTGTCCCCCTTCactgtttatataaattacagcACTGGTGTTGATTTCATCGCCTAAGCGCTCCCTACTCTTCCAGcttttaaatcaaatctcTGGTGGGGTTTCAAGGCCGAACATCATAGGGTTagaaaactcaaatttttttaaaactaagtgcagaaatatataactttatctCATACAGAATATCTATAAGATAATTTCAACATTAAATATCaatggatatttaaaaataattaaaatattttaaattcatgtttggttatttaacaatttaaataatgacgatttttattttaactaagtGTATAAGAATTGACCCTGAAttcttttgattttaatatcattcttaaatctaaaaatgtaagaaatttaataaaaatacttttaaaaaacgtAAGACATAATGTTTTTCAATATGACTTTAAAGAGCTGAGTGTTTAGCAAGTAATTGCTGTATTTCAAACATGAAACAAGTTAATAAACATATTGAAACTCTAGAACATAaagtaaatctaaaaaaactcaacacttaaaaaaaataaatattttttcacatacataaatatatttacatcaaAATCTAGTCTAAGAGTTTAACAAAATctactaaataaatttccacCCTCGACTTTAGttttatcagtaattaattattaagaaactaaaataaaaatgaaatgttttatttcttttctttattaatcgtCACTTAATTAATCGGCCCATCAAGACAATACAATCTTACAACAATTTATcacgtaaataattaatttactatttaattacataaaatcaCGCATtgtcaatacttttttttcgattttgttttctcatttaataatatttatactcGGGTCCTTGTTcatgtacataaataatgtatgagcagtttaaaattaataatgacaataaatgtgtaaataaaaatacatgattAAGTATGTAAAAAGTTAAAGTCGTATATACGTCCAAGAATAACTGtcttaagtatttttaagtattattagTACACGTATgcgcacatatatatatgtacatacaacGTCACCATAAGACattgtaaatatttcatttcattaaaatttttttttaatcgtttttttaaaatattgtaaaaagtGATTGCCATATATAACTCGCACCGATACAatgcgaaaaaaattacatcaataatcgaaaaaaaaaaaaaaaaaaaaaattattatataaaattcgaGTTAATTTGAGCTTATTCTTTAATCAACACATCGATGATATTTatttgcactgtaaaaaatcaggagtaAATTcgaagtgattacggattttatttaaatcagaattcactccgtcacttGGAGTTCCggggtttaaaaaaaaaatcactccgtaTACGGAGTAAATTATGAGTTTCTTTATCCGgtctaatatttaaataaattccccttcggagtgaatttcatttcaagaggattaaataataaataaacagtcatgcGCTCCGTATTCACTCCGGATCTAATCCACTTTCACtacgcaaatttttttacagtgtaaatgAAACATACATGTGAATAACGCAGTTTAATATTACCACTGCACTtgcaccgaaaaaaaaaaataagttttaattattaattttctttaattattattaataaaaattagcactttaatttatttaattaattaaaacggTCTGTATGCTTTTGGATAACGTGTAGGTAAGCTCGTTGTTATATGACGTGCCCAGTGATCCCAACCAACAGTCCTCGTAATTTCAACAAACTTCTCATCAATATCTCTTACTGGTTTTTCTTCATAGTAACGAGTCAGCAGCTTCAGATAACGTCCgtaatgtttattaatatgTGCGTGCCACAATGATAGAATTAAAACCtgcagacaattaaaattaaaaaaagtttaatcgAGTCTTCAATTAacttataacttaaaaaaaaaaaataatttactttgcTATCCGTTGGCTCTGCGTACTTCTGTACGTCATTCCAAATTTGTGTTACAGTAGAAAGATGCATCGCAGCCTCAGTTTCGCCTCGTTTTCGCGCATGAATATACAATCGTGCATAAGCACAACCCTTTTTAACAAATGCCTCAATTAATAGATTCTTCTGCTTGTCCATCGTTGACTTTATTTTCATGGCATCCGGTCTTTGATCGTGTTTCATACCATAGAAGGCCAGTAATTTTTCCTGCTCAATAGCTGTGATAACTTTGTCCGCAACGTCAATCATTTGGTCAGCGAAACTAATAGCACTTTCTGAGAGATCGTCGTGAGGAAGTAGACGTCGTGCTTCTGGAGAATCCAACGATGTCAACATGGCAGTGTGTACTGGTAAATGCTCTGGGTATGACGTTCTTAATTCATTGTACAAAGCTGTTGCGTGCTCGGTTGcctctattttattttgatgaaaataaaaatttttaatttttgaattaaaatcaattattaaaatatcattgatcattaacaattatttatattcataacaATAAAATCGTCCGACAAAAGATTGGGGatgattaaatattcatacaaATCAAGCTACAgagactttaaatttaaatctgctGGTGAatgattgaataaattatgatactgaaattggctgctctaataatttttgactttttttttagacacgataaattataaaaaaaaatatttaaaaaaattgcacatgtaatttttttaattttctacatgtgttAATTGTTAACTCTGCtaatttcaggatcataataattttataaaatatttgattgaaaaacgtaaaaaaataaaacagagaGTGGATTAAACATTCatggtattttaaaaattcggaCACTTGTTTGACACTTAGACTTACTTATTGATGgtgctaaataaaaaataaaaaagaataattattaaagctgtttttttttcttttctataaaaattatataaaggAAAAAGAGGCAAAATGAGTtctcctaaaaaaattataaaattaattttttatgatgttCCTTTTATTACCCCTCAGtagattaacaaaaaattataggtGCCCGTTTTACCTCTTTTTCCTCTAATTTTACTACAAatgtaagaaatttataaacgtacagatttattttatataacttaccCAATTTAGCGAGCCATGTACACTTGATGTCTCGCAAAGTATCTTGATATTCATCCCACTTGCTGACCTTTTCATCATCCGGCTTAACAACCGGCGGACTTTTTTTAGCTGCCTCTGAGAGTATATACTTAAATGTATAACAGTCAACTTTTTTACGCGCCTCGTCTTTGCAGAAAGTTACTGATCCTTGGAGATAAGTACCCAGGGTTGCACCTTTTGATATTCTTttcataaaacaaataattatattttattagaaatttatcattacaaaaatttgtagGTAAATCATAGCTGCAGTTGGTCATTAATTGAAGCCATGCGTcgcgtaaaaataaaataattttttttcaaactcattaCAAACCGCAAGAACATAAAAGATGATACTTTTTTAGTACTGTCTTAAGcaagatgataaattataagcaatatataaaaaatagttttgtctatttttaaatttataaaagaaaaaaaattaagtgcaGTTTATTTGAAGTTCAAATAATTCCGTCGACTCACTTGTTTTCATTGCTGCATTGTCAGATAAACGATAtcaagaatgaaaaaaataaataaattgaatttaaatcttaaataaaaatcttaaaattatcataaataataataataataaatttgataaatcgcGAAGCTGCTTGACTATTTCTCTATAcataagtattaataaaatacttacttGCTTTCATTATTCATAGGAGCAATATAAACAGGAAGAATATGTCCTGGTGGTACTGTGGCAGCGACCATTTTTTTCCCACCAATAATAGCTTGCGAGTGATTAGCATAAACATCTAAATTAACTGGTGAACTTAATTTTTGACTTAACAGTATTGCCATGTCTGCTAATCGTTCCAGTAgatcttttttttcatgacgtacatgcatttttaatgtatagtcacctttttctaattttttaaccgTGTACTGAAAAACAATAGGTCAATaaatacattgtaaaaaagcgggagtaattacggattttatttaaatccgaattcactccgtcggagtttcagagtttaaaaaaaaaaacactccgCATACGAAGTTAATAGAAAGTTTGTCTTATCAGcgatttcggagtgatctggattttattttactctgattaagagttttaatattaaaataaactcccctttagagtaaatttcactccgatgggattaaataaatagtcatctGCTCTGAAATTCATTCCAGATTTAATCCGCCTTACAGTAACCCTGATAGCCACACCTTGCTCAGCAAGTTCTTGCAATGAAACATATTAACGACAAGTTTCTGGCAAGCTttggctggataatacttgcATGCAAGTTGATGCAAATCAACTGCTGTCATCTGAATGtaacttgccgtcaatttgaaggaaaatttttaatcaacttaacgtcattatGTGACAGTAACATTTAaagtcaaattgaattcaagttacaATCTACTGTCAACTGCAACTTTTTGCTGTTAAGTTGACTTCAGATTCTGACCGTAGCTTGAAGTTAACTTACGGTTATGGTGGCTATCAGGAAAGTtgataaagtaattattaaaaataaaatgataaataaatttaccttcCACGGAAAAGCGTCGCCAGAGTAAATAAGATGTTTATTACAATCAAAAAGCATCCACAGTTGACTTTCATATTCGCTTTCATAGAGCAAATCACTTAGATAAGCAGCGTTCGGTGTTACTTCAGTAGCTTTAGCAATGTGGAATGTGTACGTCAACTGCAATTCATAAATTTGACGAGCTGGTGGTATAACATCACGTGCACTAAGCGGTGATATTTTGTATTCAGTTGGTCTTAACACCTGAACAATTGATTTCAACGTAACACTCGGTACAATGTCTTCGTTTCTCAAGCTGCTGCGTAATTCCATACGATGGATTCCATCACCGGACTGCATTGTAAGATTACTGTCCAGTATATGGATACCATGAAACTCAATCGAATAGTCGACATATATTTCCCCGAGATTCGCCCAATATTTAGCGATAACGACTTCGACAATGAGCCCTCCCTGGACGGCAAATCCCTGGACGGATTCCGATTGCGAGGTGACGTTTATCATCTTATTGGTATGAAGTGTGCGAGAAGCTAAGCGCGGTTTTAACTGCACCGTCTGCACGGCAAATCTACCAGTCTTTTCTTTGTCAGTGCTTTTGATTTTCAACATAGCCCAGGTCGCGTCTTCAGGGACTAGAATAAAGTGTCTTACAATAGTGTTCGCTTTGAAGAGGACATGCGAGTAATGGAGATCCGGTAAATTCATCAACTTTTGTATAGCCAGTGGCTGGACGACGGTAATGGGGATCAAAAATACTGGacctttttcaatattttcaacgTCATAAGCGCGTATATTCGTTGCATGAACACCTTCTGGGAGTTTAACACCATCAATACGGACGGTAAAGGCACGCGACATGTGCATAAGTTCAAAGTGAGAGGGATATTGTACCCAGGAAGCGTCGCATACAAGTGACAgccgtaaattaaaatttattttacgtgATGCGTCAACATTTTCGGTGTCTAGGAATATTGGCTCAACAGTTATTGCACAATCTTTCGGACGGTCTATTACGCCAGATCTCAAATGAATACCCTTGGAGTTGTTAACACCACAGTTGATTGCAAATCTGACATCGCGCTCTATTGCCTGACAATTGGCGACAAGATTCTCAAA is a window from the Microplitis demolitor isolate Queensland-Clemson2020A chromosome 4, iyMicDemo2.1a, whole genome shotgun sequence genome containing:
- the LOC103568196 gene encoding uncharacterized protein LOC103568196, with translation MSKRPSSPTKEGPLPAKLQDDFLLYFNNFIEMRNENYICHLCKVIMPSLFTVMSHISSSDHENSMTNRRLSHATNRERPPKLNICELFVKNGIFRFYPRVLKCHTCDSLLISFKFAKKHSRDPEHESKQKLAFEFKEPVKQENENKIKTEQKYPDFIRYGYKDDDGKILTCYICSTTELWKTHKEDREHFYKMRFFVDNFIDCPGDKVICKLCKHEYISKSSIEDHAADEHKLIPWYRPPDEYITFFRNSIVSLGTKFYCCLCNRVINSRWFGALAHARSRRHRKVVKIKEEDISQEALSVDFCKKMSNNMIFPFDPTLLRCWVCNYIIDGYDNHDKHIDSDKHISKLTEKVTELLDRKNEIYHATRRSTGGPSPANDESETTEKSSCEARDDVEKTYDESNVISDDKATVI
- the LOC103568194 gene encoding tripeptidyl-peptidase 2, whose protein sequence is MGDVIDCNFPVWGLLPKKETGVNQFLIKYPEYDGRGTVIAIFDSGIDPGAPGLQVTSDGKPKILARFDCSGDGDVDTSTVVQSEEGFITGITGRKLKIPFNWTNPTGNYHIGVKEAYRLYPTKLREKISAERKKRFWDDGHKSALAEATRKLQEFEAKTPNPTSVQDKLVKEELEARVEVLQNGEKKFHDAGPTYDCVVYHDGKMWRACIDTSQEGNLEAGIHLGEYSITHEYAPLTQQDQLNISVNIHDEGNTLEIVGICASHGTHVASIAAANFPDNKDINGIAPGAQIISLTIGDNRIDPMETGTALVRAMIWIMQQKIKVHVINMSYGEQVHWSNSGRIFDLMNEVVDKYGVTWIAAAGNFGPALCTIGTPPDINSTNIISVGAYVSPDMMIAEYSLREKMPGMPYTWSSRGPMIDGGTGITLCAPGGAITSVPNFTLRKSQLMNGTSMASPHVAGAVALLISGLQDKHCPYSPYSIKRALENTALYIDNLDSFAQGSGLLQVERAFENLVANCQAIERDVRFAINCGVNNSKGIHLRSGVIDRPKDCAITVEPIFLDTENVDASRKINFNLRLSLVCDASWVQYPSHFELMHMSRAFTVRIDGVKLPEGVHATNIRAYDVENIEKGPVFLIPITVVQPLAIQKLMNLPDLHYSHVLFKANTIVRHFILVPEDATWAMLKIKSTDKEKTGRFAVQTVQLKPRLASRTLHTNKMINVTSQSESVQGFAVQGGLIVEVVIAKYWANLGEIYVDYSIEFHGIHILDSNLTMQSGDGIHRMELRSSLRNEDIVPSVTLKSIVQVLRPTEYKISPLSARDVIPPARQIYELQLTYTFHIAKATEVTPNAAYLSDLLYESEYESQLWMLFDCNKHLIYSGDAFPWKYTVKKLEKGDYTLKMHVRHEKKDLLERLADMAILLSQKLSSPVNLDVYANHSQAIIGGKKMVAATVPPGHILPVYIAPMNNESKISKGATLGTYLQGSVTFCKDEARKKVDCYTFKYILSEAAKKSPPVVKPDDEKVSKWDEYQDTLRDIKCTWLAKLEATEHATALYNELRTSYPEHLPVHTAMLTSLDSPEARRLLPHDDLSESAISFADQMIDVADKVITAIEQEKLLAFYGMKHDQRPDAMKIKSTMDKQKNLLIEAFVKKGCAYARLYIHARKRGETEAAMHLSTVTQIWNDVQKYAEPTDSKVLILSLWHAHINKHYGRYLKLLTRYYEEKPVRDIDEKFVEITRTVGWDHWARHITTSLPTRYPKAYRPF
- the LOC103568198 gene encoding mismatch repair endonuclease PMS2, with the translated sequence MDSNLEAIATTEKSRKINVISKETVHHICSGQVVLDLAVAIKELVENSVDSGATCVDVKLVDYGKTSITVSDNGSGVLEQDFEGLGLKHHTSKLREFTDLQDVSTFGFRGEALSSLCSLSDVSITTKHCKNEHAYKLQFDRNGKLEKQEVCARETGTTVCVKNIFKSLPVRIKEFEKNIKREFSKAIQILYGYCLVSTGIKITCTNKLDKKPESLIVATNGADNVLDNAYCIFGKKNLNGISLVDVVPPDQSIKEEFNLPEDIIVDFTWEFYISSCEHSMGRGTPDRQFFFVNGRPCNLTKTSKLINNLYHKYNNKQYPFVYLNLKLNQQSADVNVTPDKRTIFLLQEKLIFATIKMSLQSKWSKMQGNFSEQTLNQLQVSFKRNFVRKSSVSPPSKKPLLSSSNSNEYDDDLSSEQCNYDLILNTGEKINIDKIEKLPDREIKIDLETIVKAVKLKNELKEENDNIDYKIKFRAGIDTAKNDDAEEELKKQLTKENFTQMEIIGQFNLGFIITKLDGDIFIVDQHASDEKYRFEKLNNETKLKTQKLVIPKPLNLTAVNETILLDHQDFFHANGFTFEIFENEQVGKRVKLVGMPVSGNWQFGQTDIEELIFLIKEGDSEGINSNLLKGKILRPTRVRDMLASRACRSAVMIGTALNTSEMERLLTQMSQMENPWNCPHGRPTIRHLLSLKLLHNS